In Anseongella ginsenosidimutans, one genomic interval encodes:
- a CDS encoding class I SAM-dependent methyltransferase: MSNYRLNPSLFSTRYLHLRELKKYTLRLLDKYDPRKGESLLLDFGCGDMPYREVIGPRVGRYVGVDLEMNPKAEHHIDFDSKTSLPDEYADIILSNQVLEHVDSPQGYLQEARRLMKPDAVMVLSTHGYWFYHPTPNDYWRWTSAGLRKTIEAEGFEIMEFRGIMGLISSGLQLFQDGVGNKLPGVLKSAWALVMQTVIRGADKMNSQAQKDRDASLYIMVVRKKN, encoded by the coding sequence ATGAGCAATTACCGTCTTAATCCTTCTTTGTTTTCTACGCGGTACCTGCATTTGCGGGAGCTGAAAAAGTATACGCTCCGGTTGCTGGATAAGTATGACCCGCGGAAAGGGGAAAGCCTGCTGCTTGACTTTGGCTGCGGGGATATGCCTTACCGGGAAGTGATTGGGCCCCGGGTGGGGCGCTATGTGGGTGTTGACCTGGAGATGAATCCGAAGGCCGAGCATCATATTGATTTTGACAGCAAAACCAGTCTTCCGGACGAATACGCGGATATCATCCTGTCCAACCAGGTGCTGGAACACGTGGACTCTCCGCAGGGATACCTGCAGGAGGCGAGAAGGCTGATGAAGCCGGACGCTGTGATGGTCCTTAGTACGCACGGTTACTGGTTTTATCATCCCACGCCTAATGATTACTGGCGCTGGACCAGTGCGGGGTTGCGCAAAACTATTGAGGCAGAAGGTTTTGAAATAATGGAATTCAGGGGCATCATGGGGCTTATTTCAAGCGGACTGCAGTTATTCCAGGACGGTGTGGGTAATAAACTTCCCGGGGTGCTTAAATCGGCCTGGGCGTTGGTGATGCAGACCGTGATCCGGGGCGCCGACAAAATGAATTCCCAGGCGCAGAAAGACCGCGACGCTTCGCTTTACATAATGGTTGTACGGAAAAAGAACTGA
- a CDS encoding glycosyltransferase, whose translation MQTAGQQLTLCIIKPNKVNYSEPFVEAHIQRLPGNKKVVYGGFFPLFRHDGSFLIRNKLKLALYLIQKRILGQKSIPVRDKAFASYLKEEKIDIVLAEYGPAGALVTEACREAGVPLVIHYHGFDAHDREVLAEYGELYRESYDYAAAVVGVSEDMCKALEDLGCPPEKVVYNPYGVDLGLFYPVNVSASPINFLSVARFAEKKAPHLTIRAFAKVRKKYPEARLIMAGIGPLWKQSKSLAAELGLEGAIDFAGVLSHEEVYELMKTSRAFVQHSVTAAGGDSEGTPNSILEAAAAGLPAVSTRHAGIKEAVLHEKTGFLVEEQDVEGMAAYLLKLAGDASLAAALGANARLHMEENYSFDHRIGRLWNIICRSSEAGENAWP comes from the coding sequence ATGCAAACGGCGGGTCAGCAGCTTACACTTTGCATTATTAAGCCCAACAAGGTCAATTACTCTGAACCTTTTGTCGAAGCCCATATACAGCGTCTTCCCGGTAATAAAAAAGTGGTTTACGGAGGGTTTTTTCCTCTGTTCCGCCATGATGGCTCCTTTCTTATCCGGAATAAATTAAAGCTGGCCCTCTACCTAATTCAAAAGCGTATCCTGGGGCAAAAGTCCATCCCGGTACGGGATAAAGCCTTTGCTTCCTACCTGAAAGAAGAAAAAATCGATATCGTGCTTGCTGAATATGGACCAGCCGGCGCCCTTGTCACGGAAGCTTGCCGGGAAGCCGGCGTTCCGCTTGTGATCCACTATCATGGGTTTGATGCCCATGACCGGGAGGTTTTGGCGGAATACGGGGAGCTTTACCGGGAATCCTATGACTATGCAGCAGCGGTAGTGGGCGTTTCGGAAGATATGTGCAAAGCCCTTGAAGACCTGGGCTGCCCTCCGGAGAAGGTCGTTTACAATCCATACGGTGTGGATCTCGGGCTTTTTTACCCGGTGAATGTAAGCGCTTCGCCAATTAACTTTCTTTCCGTCGCACGCTTTGCCGAGAAGAAGGCGCCCCACCTGACCATACGAGCCTTCGCAAAGGTCAGGAAAAAATACCCGGAAGCCAGGCTGATCATGGCGGGTATCGGGCCCTTGTGGAAGCAGTCGAAAAGCCTGGCGGCGGAGCTGGGGCTGGAAGGAGCAATTGATTTTGCTGGTGTCCTTAGCCATGAAGAAGTATACGAACTGATGAAAACCAGCCGCGCTTTTGTACAACATTCGGTCACAGCTGCCGGAGGGGATTCGGAAGGCACGCCCAACAGCATTCTGGAAGCCGCCGCTGCCGGCCTGCCCGCGGTAAGTACCCGGCATGCGGGCATTAAGGAAGCGGTATTGCATGAAAAGACCGGCTTCCTGGTGGAAGAACAAGACGTGGAGGGCATGGCTGCCTACCTGTTAAAGCTGGCTGGGGATGCTTCGCTGGCTGCTGCCCTTGGCGCGAATGCCCGCCTGCATATGGAAGAGAATTATTCCTTTGATCACCGGATCGGCCGGCTCTGGAACATTATTTGCCGCAGCAGCGAGGCGGGCGAGAATGCCTGGCCTTGA
- a CDS encoding TylF/MycF/NovP-related O-methyltransferase, with amino-acid sequence MKKIIQRFLNRYGYHIIKFDKNNPPWEYPADFGGELRGIIEKVKPYTMTLPERLFANYEAVNYITRNGIEGAITECGVWRGGSTMTMLHTLLNRQDTRREIFMYDTFDGMSEPGEEDKAYSGDPAALLLKNSDKHDPRSVWCYASLEDVQRNVLSTGYPQERIHFVKGKVEDTIPATIPEKIAILRLDTDWYESTLHELEHLYPRLQPGGVLLIDDYGHWEGARKAVDEYIREKGLRLLLCRTDYSGRIAIKPN; translated from the coding sequence ATGAAAAAAATCATCCAGCGTTTCCTGAACCGCTATGGTTACCATATTATAAAATTCGATAAGAATAATCCGCCCTGGGAATACCCGGCTGATTTCGGCGGGGAACTCCGGGGAATCATCGAAAAAGTGAAGCCCTACACCATGACGCTCCCCGAAAGGCTCTTCGCCAATTATGAAGCGGTCAATTACATTACCCGGAACGGGATTGAAGGTGCCATTACCGAATGCGGGGTCTGGCGCGGCGGCAGTACCATGACCATGCTCCACACCCTTCTTAACAGGCAGGATACCAGGCGGGAGATTTTTATGTACGATACCTTCGATGGTATGTCGGAACCGGGGGAAGAAGATAAAGCCTATTCAGGCGATCCTGCAGCCCTCCTGCTGAAGAACAGCGACAAGCATGATCCGCGTTCGGTCTGGTGTTACGCCTCCCTGGAAGATGTGCAGCGCAACGTGCTTTCCACCGGCTACCCGCAGGAGCGGATCCACTTTGTAAAAGGGAAAGTAGAGGATACCATTCCGGCAACGATTCCCGAAAAGATCGCCATTCTGAGGCTGGATACCGACTGGTATGAGTCTACCCTGCATGAACTGGAACATTTATATCCCCGCCTTCAGCCAGGAGGGGTACTCCTGATTGACGATTACGGCCATTGGGAAGGCGCCAGGAAGGCGGTGGACGAATACATCCGGGAAAAGGGCCTTCGTTTATTGCTTTGCCGTACGGATTACAGCGGAAGAATTGCGATAAAGCCAAATTAA
- a CDS encoding polysaccharide biosynthesis C-terminal domain-containing protein: protein MGIVKRQGFYNSVMIYAGLAMGYVNTILLIPRALDIEEAGLYGVFLSISLTFAQLPTSSITSLIGRFFPYFRSSDKKHKGFVSLAGTAALAVFALFAILFIALRKPVLEFYEKGSPFLGEYYYLVLPMAFFILWFSIFEVLARATYKTVFATFLREFFLKFASSAGLLLVLFGYMGFSSFLLYYILAYGLICVFLLFQLIASGEFRFSWKMNFSRQQGREFLRYGFYTMLAGTPWVLIQKIDLNILSHYALPAVLGGYYLYSNMSAAIGIPRNAMNKVTYQIVSDAWERNDLSKIDEIYRKTSVVQLLMGSLLFIGIIVNRDNLFSLMSNEDYFPYFPLFYFLGLGQLVDITGGLNAHIISISPRYRTGTLLVFLACIFCVGLNFLLVPVYGGMGATFVYFLTMLIYNFSTWWFLRKQYNLQPFSGKHLYILAFAGIAFLAGRYLPYLGHILIDLPVRSLLTTIVFAVPVLAFRVSEDVNEQFWQLLKKAGWKRS, encoded by the coding sequence ATGGGCATTGTAAAGCGACAGGGGTTCTATAATTCGGTCATGATCTATGCCGGACTGGCGATGGGTTATGTGAATACCATTCTCCTGATACCCCGGGCGCTGGACATTGAAGAAGCTGGTCTTTACGGCGTTTTCCTGAGCATCAGCCTTACTTTTGCCCAATTACCCACTTCCAGTATTACCAGCCTCATCGGGCGGTTTTTCCCTTACTTCCGGAGCAGTGATAAAAAGCATAAGGGTTTTGTCTCGCTGGCCGGTACTGCCGCGCTGGCGGTATTTGCGCTTTTTGCTATTCTGTTCATCGCCTTGCGAAAACCGGTGCTTGAATTCTATGAAAAAGGATCACCTTTCCTGGGGGAATACTATTATCTGGTACTCCCCATGGCCTTTTTCATCCTGTGGTTCAGTATATTCGAAGTGCTTGCCCGGGCAACGTATAAAACAGTTTTCGCTACCTTCCTCCGGGAATTCTTCCTGAAGTTCGCTTCCTCGGCCGGCCTGCTGCTCGTATTGTTCGGCTATATGGGTTTCAGCAGTTTCCTGCTTTATTATATCCTGGCTTACGGCCTTATTTGCGTTTTCCTGTTATTCCAGCTGATAGCTTCCGGGGAATTCCGCTTTTCCTGGAAAATGAATTTTAGCCGGCAGCAGGGCCGGGAATTTTTGCGCTATGGTTTTTATACCATGCTGGCTGGCACTCCCTGGGTGCTGATCCAGAAGATCGACCTGAATATACTGAGCCATTATGCCCTCCCGGCGGTGTTGGGCGGGTACTACCTCTATTCCAATATGTCGGCTGCGATTGGCATTCCCCGCAACGCCATGAATAAGGTCACCTACCAGATCGTGTCGGACGCCTGGGAGCGGAACGATCTTTCGAAAATTGATGAAATTTACCGGAAAACATCGGTGGTGCAGCTGCTGATGGGTTCCCTGCTCTTCATAGGTATTATCGTGAACCGGGATAACCTGTTCAGCCTCATGAGTAACGAAGACTATTTTCCTTATTTTCCTTTGTTTTATTTTTTGGGGCTGGGGCAGCTGGTGGATATTACCGGCGGGCTGAACGCCCATATTATTTCTATTTCGCCCCGGTACCGGACCGGTACACTGCTGGTATTTCTTGCCTGCATCTTCTGTGTAGGCCTCAACTTCCTGCTGGTTCCCGTTTACGGGGGAATGGGGGCCACCTTCGTCTATTTTCTGACCATGCTCATCTATAATTTCAGTACCTGGTGGTTCCTCCGCAAGCAATATAACCTGCAGCCTTTTTCAGGCAAACACCTGTACATCCTGGCCTTTGCGGGGATTGCTTTCCTGGCTGGGCGCTACCTGCCTTACCTGGGCCATATCCTGATTGACCTGCCGGTCCGGAGCCTTCTCACGACGATCGTATTCGCGGTTCCGGTGCTGGCTTTCCGCGTGTCGGAAGATGTAAATGAACAGTTTTGGCAACTTCTAAAGAAAGCAGGATGGAAAAGAAGTTAA
- a CDS encoding glycosyltransferase family 4 protein, whose protein sequence is MADALIFYVDTAFELMSSYGIPRDRVFITANSPDTDRLLATFERVRQQPLLLSPNPQRLIHVGRLVKWKRVDLILEAIKDLEGLYPQIELVVVGFGPEEAALKQQAESLGIAGRVTFTGGIYDEVVLGQYLHASAVYVLAGMGGLSINDAMCFAKPVICSEADGTEKRLVRENINGKYFENGDAADLARQISFFIEDPARVRSFGENSLKIIREEVNIHTVLQEFRRAFQYAVDQGGKQK, encoded by the coding sequence ATGGCCGATGCGCTGATCTTTTATGTGGATACCGCTTTTGAGCTGATGTCAAGTTACGGTATTCCGCGGGACCGCGTTTTCATCACCGCCAATTCCCCCGATACCGACCGTCTCCTGGCCACTTTTGAACGTGTGCGGCAACAGCCGCTGCTTCTTTCGCCCAATCCGCAGCGCCTGATCCATGTGGGCCGCCTGGTAAAATGGAAGCGGGTAGACCTTATCCTGGAAGCTATTAAGGACCTGGAAGGTCTGTACCCCCAAATTGAGCTGGTGGTGGTAGGTTTCGGGCCGGAAGAAGCCGCGCTAAAGCAACAGGCGGAAAGCCTGGGAATAGCCGGCCGGGTTACTTTTACGGGCGGCATTTATGACGAAGTGGTGCTGGGGCAGTACCTTCATGCATCGGCGGTGTACGTGCTGGCCGGCATGGGCGGACTTTCCATTAACGATGCCATGTGTTTTGCAAAGCCGGTGATCTGTTCCGAGGCGGACGGAACGGAAAAGCGCCTGGTCCGGGAGAATATTAACGGAAAATATTTCGAAAACGGGGATGCCGCTGACCTTGCCAGGCAGATCTCCTTTTTCATTGAAGACCCGGCCCGTGTACGCAGTTTCGGCGAAAACTCACTGAAAATCATCCGCGAAGAAGTCAATATACATACCGTACTGCAGGAGTTCCGCCGGGCCTTTCAGTACGCGGTTGATCAGGGCGGCAAGCAGAAATAG
- a CDS encoding c-type cytochrome, protein MKSGGNETGLIHTLWTLEGLYALEWNDLKPFLQSNNEVLVAQALTAIPSVVTRANHAAILEALKPLAANVKLAPYLAYLLPAIHAFAPGAAGEFLLELAKQYPNDAYVADAVISNLHKREADFLEQLNRWNTDTTLVIKKHLEEVLQDIREKEQARLKKELLKELSRGRELFKNICQTCHGADGKGIRSMAPPLNRSEWVTGDKNRLAAIVLFGLTGPIEVNGHVYDQKEIAGEMPGIGNNDALSDGDVAQILSFVRNAWNNNAGLVSAEDVARVREKLKDREGAFTVEELQKLSF, encoded by the coding sequence TTGAAAAGCGGCGGCAATGAAACGGGCCTCATCCATACGCTTTGGACCCTGGAAGGCTTATATGCCCTGGAATGGAACGATCTGAAACCTTTCCTGCAAAGCAATAACGAGGTCCTGGTCGCCCAGGCGCTGACGGCCATCCCGTCCGTCGTTACCCGCGCTAATCACGCGGCCATCCTGGAGGCCCTGAAGCCTCTTGCCGCCAATGTTAAACTGGCGCCCTACCTTGCCTACCTGTTACCGGCTATCCATGCCTTTGCCCCTGGCGCAGCCGGCGAATTCTTGCTGGAACTAGCAAAGCAATACCCTAATGATGCCTATGTAGCCGATGCGGTTATCAGCAATCTCCATAAAAGGGAAGCAGATTTCCTGGAGCAACTGAACCGCTGGAACACGGACACCACGCTTGTCATTAAGAAGCACCTGGAAGAGGTATTGCAGGACATCAGGGAAAAAGAGCAGGCAAGGCTGAAAAAGGAGTTGCTCAAGGAGCTTTCAAGGGGCCGGGAACTATTTAAGAATATCTGCCAAACCTGCCACGGAGCCGATGGAAAGGGCATCCGGTCCATGGCGCCTCCCCTGAACCGCTCCGAATGGGTCACCGGCGATAAAAACCGCCTGGCGGCCATTGTACTATTCGGCCTGACCGGCCCCATTGAAGTCAACGGCCATGTATATGACCAAAAGGAAATTGCCGGGGAAATGCCCGGAATAGGCAACAACGACGCTTTATCTGACGGTGACGTGGCGCAGATACTCAGTTTCGTCAGGAATGCCTGGAACAATAACGCCGGACTGGTATCGGCCGAAGATGTGGCCCGCGTAAGGGAAAAGCTGAAAGACCGCGAGGGAGCCTTTACCGTGGAGGAGCTTCAGAAGCTTTCCTTTTGA